A single genomic interval of Oryza sativa Japonica Group chromosome 7, ASM3414082v1 harbors:
- the LOC4344222 gene encoding probable serine/threonine-protein kinase At1g54610, producing MGCVHGRPSTSSPAAANASRRRDHPPPPAEAQKQGADASAEADAAAGEKGEQPAVAVAAAGPPVKRERRSRSSRSAHAHAHAEVRIGGSFANKARGEQVAAGWPAWLSAVAGDAIDGWTPRRADSFEKIDKIGQGTYSNVYKARDSVSGKIVALKKVRFDNLEPESVRFMAREILILRRLDHPNVIKLDGLVTSRMSCSLYLVFDYMVHDLAGLAASPEIKFTLPQVKCYVHQLLSGLEHCHDRGVLHRDIKGSNLLLDNNGVLKIGDFGLASFFDPNHKQPMTSRVVTLWYRPPELLLGATDYGVGVDLWSAGCILAELLAGKPIMPGRTEVEQLHKIFKLCGSPTEEYWKKSKLPHATIFKPQQPYKRRIADTFKDFPQSALRLIETLLAIDPADRLTATSALESEFFKTEPHACDPSSLPQYPPSKEMDAKRRDEEARRLRAAGGRVNGEGARKTRTRERPRAVPAPEANAELQANIDKRRLITHANAKSKSEKFPPPHQDGALGYPLGCSNHMEPAFEPPDPSSFSTVFPYEKGSVPTWSGPLADPSSGNQKRKHKSGRSSKQPATARAR from the exons ATGGGCTGCGTGCACGGCCGCCCCTCCACCtccagccccgccgccgccaacgcctcACGTCGCCGCGACCACCCGCCTCCGCCTGCGGAGGCGCAGAAGCAGGGGGCGGATGCTTCTGCGGAGGCGGATGCTGCTGCGGGCGAGAAGGGCGAGcagccggccgtcgccgtcgccgcggcggggcCGCCGGTGAAGAGGGAGCGGCGCTCGCGGTCGTCGAGGTCGgcgcacgcgcacgcgcacgcCGAGGTGCGCATCGGGGGGAGCTTCGCGAACAAGGCGCGCGGCGAGCAGGTGGCCGCGGGCTGGCCCGCCTggctctccgccgtcgccggcgacgccatcgACGGCTGGACCCCTCGCCGCGCCGACTCCTTCGAGAAGATCGACAAG ATCGGGCAAGGCACGTACAGCAACGTGTACAAGGCGCGGGACTCGGTGAGCGGCAAGATCGTGGCGCTCAAGAAGGTGCGCTTCGACAACCTGGAGCCCGAGAGCGTGCGCTTCATGGCCAGGGAGATCctcatcctccgccgcctcgaccaCCCCAATGTCATCAAGCTCGACGGCCTCGTCACCTCCCGCATGTCCTGCAGCCTCTACCTCGTCTTCGACTACATGGTCCACgacctcgccggcctcgccgccagcCCCGAGATCAAGTTCACCCTGCCCCAG GTCAAGTGCTATGTGCACCAGCTGTTGTCGGGATTGGAGCACTGCCACGACCGGGGGGTGCTGCACCGCGACATCAAGGGGTCGAACCTGCTTTTGGACAACAATGGCGTGCTGAAGATCGGGGACTTTGGTCTCGCGTCGTTCTTCGACCCGAACCATAAGCAGCCGATGACGAGTAGGGTGGTGACGCTCTGGTACCGGCCACCAGAGTTGCTGTTGGGCGCGACGGATTATGGCGTAGGCGTGGACTTGTGGAGCGCGGGATGTATCCTTGCTGAATTGCTCGCAGGGAAACCTATCATGCCTGGGCGGACCGAG GTGGAACAgctgcataaaatttttaagttgTGTGGTTCCCCCACAGAAGAATATTGGAAAAAATCGAAGTTGCCTCATGCAACTATATTCAAGCCCCAACAACCTTACAAAAGGCGAATAGCTGATACATTCAAAGATTTCCCACAATCAGCACTGCGACTTATTGAAACACTACTTGCAATCGACCCAGCTGATCGTTTAACAGCGACTTCTGCGTTAGAAAGTGAA TTCTTTAAAACGGAACCACATGCATGTGATCCATCAAGTTTACCCCAATACCCCCCAAGCAAAGAGATGGATGCAAAACGAAGAGACGAAGAAGCCAGACG TTTAAGAGCTGCTGGTGGTAGAGTTAATGGGGAAGGAGCTAGGAAGACAAGGACAAGGGAAAGACCTAGGGCTGTTCCAGCACCGGAAGCAAATGCTGAGCTTCAAGCAAATATTGAT AAAAGAAGACTAATAACACATGCAAATGCGAAGAGCAAGAGTGAAAAGTTCCCTCCGCCACATCAGGATGGCGCACTTGGATATCCTTTGGGTTGTTCAAATCATATGGAACCTGCATTTGAGCCGCCAGATCCATCTTCATTCAGCACTGTGTTCCCCTACGAGAAAGGCTCTGTGCCTACTTGGTCTGGACCATTGGCCGATCCTTCTTCAGGCAACCAGAAGCGAAAACACAAGTCTGGCCGCTCTTCAAAACAACCGGCTACCGCCCGTGCTCGATGA
- the LOC4344223 gene encoding protein GAMETE EXPRESSED 1, translating to MRKIFFRMQTGNFSMRRIRGFVFVVILVMISSLCSATNALSWSMFSSSSKKPSMAPPPPLDGGVPVAEFSIDGGGDARGDKLMENARRRIAAGDGRPGTTCWSEAYRSLFASCGDIMADKELQARLAWRLSGCFQEDSGRPPLPPCDAAAAHGHGHADMVHCRERLSDSESKVFLAFFLETNTLCHQLQAEAFKRSTERLVNDLTRSARSAREKLEAIEERSEKIMRESDHLRRSLSSIMSQTEHLATASEDVRARIGDVLDRSAAIFERSREIAAAQAELRGGQAAMREELAAGMAQVEASYRSIGEEMGRLRQEAMGIEREVRAVGDAMAARMVDLQSAADDIGAAAGRSLENQMLLLDGQAKAMEGLNHLYSFQAQALQESRETIQKLAQFGQQQQEELLSRQEQIRHAHDDLMKNSESILEAQEEFRAKQASIFAALDKLYVLHNAVLVESRFIKAFFFYCCITFLVYLLTSAKQTFAIRGHLYFGLCITLVLETVVIKLGADDFSKQFLIMSKVLLIRSVFLAAAAAQILHSIFTYKDYEVLNHQLLQTLMEKVRAIEGNGSGGDQMNPWSTGSDCSSIGDCSWFFDEQLQDEVDSEIDPDFALPREICGNGSILPEEFGENSVTTSISRRYNLRPRIRPR from the exons ATGCGAAAAATTTTCTTCAGAATGCAGACTGGGAATTTCAGTATGAGAAGAATCAGAGGCTTTGTTTTTGTTGTGATCTTGGTGATGATATCATCACTGTGCTCTGCAACCAATGCTCTCTCATGGAGCATGTTCTCTTCGTCATCCAagaagccatcaatggcgccgccgccgccgctagacggcggcgttccggtggCCGAATTCTccatcgacggcggcggggacgcgAGAGGTGATAAGCTGATGGAGAACGCGCGGCGCAggatcgccgccggcgatgggcgGCCGGGCACCACCTGCTGGAGCGAGGCGTACCGGAGCCTGTTCGCGAGCTGCGGCGACATCATGGCCGACAAGGAGCTGCAGGCGAGGCTCGCGTGGCGCCTCAGCGGCTGCTTCCAGGAGGactccggccggccgccgctgccgccgtgcgACGCCGCGGCAgcccacggccacggccacgccgACATGGTGCACTGCCGCGAGCGCCTCTCCGACTCCGAGTCCAAGGTCTTCCTCGCCTTCTTCCTCGAGACGAACACCCTCTGCCACCAACTGCA GGCCGAGGCGTTCAAGCGGAGCACGGAGAGGCTCGTGAACGACCTGACAaggtcggcgaggtcggcgcgCGAGAAGCTGGAGGCGATCGAGGAGAGGTCGGAGAAGATCATGCGGGAGTCCGACCATCTCCGGCGATCGCTGTCGTCGATCATGTCGCAGACGGAGCACCTCGCCACGGCGTCCGAGGACGTCCGGGCCCGGATCGGCGACGTTCTTGATCGGTCGGCGGCGATCTTCGAGCGGTCGAGGGAGatcgccgccgcgcaggccgaGCTGCGGGGAGGGCAGGCGGCGATgagggaggagctcgccgccgggatGGCGCAGGTGGAGGCGTCGTACAGGAGCATCGGCGAGGAGATGGGGAGGCTGAGACAGGAGGCCATGGGCATCGAGAGGGAGGTCAGGGCCGTCGGCGACGCCATGGCGGCGAGGATGGTGGACTTGCAGAGCGCCGCCGACgacatcggcgccgccgccgggagatcGCTGGAGAATCAGATGCTGTTGTTGGATGGACAGGCAAAAGCGATGGAAGGGCTCAATCATCTCTACAGTTTTCAGGCACAAGCTCTTCAGGAGAGCAG GGAAACCATTCAGAAGCTGGCGCAATTCGGGCAGCAACAGCAGGAGGAGCTCCTGTCTCGGCAAGAACAGATCCGGCACGCTCACGATGACCTCATGAAAAATTCAGAATCTATACTGGAAGCTCAG GAAGAGTTCAGAGCTAAGCAGGCGAGCATCTTCGCGGCGCTGGACAAGCTCTACGTCCTCCACAACGCTGTTCTTGTGGAGTCCCGTTTCATCAAGGCCTTCTTCTTCTACTGCTGCATCACATTCCTCGTCTACTTGCTCACCAGCGCCAAGCAGACCTTCGCCATTAGAGGCCACCTCTACTTCG GACTCTGCATCACGCTCGTGCTGGAGACCGTCGTCATCAAGCTCGGAGCCGACGACTTCAGTAAGCAGTTCTTGATCATGTCCAAAGTGCTGTTAATCAGATCGGTgttcctcgccgccgcagcagctcaGATCTTGCACTCAATTTTCACATACAA GGATTACGAAGTACTGAACCATCAATTACTGCAGACATTGATGGAGAAAGTCCGGGCGATTGAAGGCAATGGCAGTGGCG GAGACCAGATGAATCCATGGAGTACTGGGAGTGATTGCAGCAGCATTGGTGACTGCTCATGGTTCTTCGACGAGCAGCTGCAGGACGAAGTGGACAGCGAAATCGACCCAGATTTCGCGTTGCCGAGAGAAATCTGTGGAAATGGCAGCATTTTGCCGGAAGAATTCGGCGAAAATTCAGTCACCACGTCCATCTCGAGGAGGTACAACCTCCGGCCACGCATCAGGCCGCGGTGA
- the LOC4344224 gene encoding uncharacterized protein — MQAAAGRARRLLTSPAASGILSAPRPGCAALAGSGALLPRLDGVPSSPSPSPAPPLLARSFSATSSSRLPRNLLSPSISSQWRNEKSVCYHMAATHYSTEASDIDQPTEAVVELYQKMLKSVEAETMPPNAWLWSMISSCSNKEDIKLLIQILQKLRVFRLSNLRIDANFNDHLCMKVAEACARVGALDYGLKVLWKHNVYGITPTIGSAHYLLKHAKEKNDTKLMGSIMQVLQRNSMPLQPGTADIVFSICYNADRWDLLSKYARRFVKSEVKLHGASFDIWMDFAAKVGDSQSIWNINSLRGKSVKRYNLATGFACVKGFLLERKPESAAAMIKLLHKHSPDEKKQLVTDELQKLVAEWPAEVIKRQKKDDRKALEEALITDIPQMISSMSKLRLDISVNLEKLTSQPETA; from the exons atgcaggccgccgccgggcgcgcgcgccgcctcctcacgtcgccggcggcctccggTATCCTCTCCGCGCCGCGCCCCGGGTGCGCGGCGCTCGCCGGGAGCGGCGCCCTTCTTCCCCGTCTCGATGGTGTcccgtcctcgccgtcgccgtcaccggccCCTCCGCTCCTGGCTAGGAGCTTCTCCGCCACGTCCTCGTCTCGCCTACCCC GTAACTTGCTATCGCCAAGTATATCTTCTCAATGGCGGAATGAGAAATCGGTGTGCTATCACATGGCTGCAACTCACTACTCAACAGAAGCAAGTGACATTGATCAACCTACAG AGGCTGTAGTGGAGCTGTATCAGAAAATGTTGAAATCTGTTGAAGCCGAGACCATGCCTCCGAATGCCTGGTTGTGGTCAATGATAAGTAGCTGTTCCAATAAGGAGGACATCAAACTACTTATTCAGATTTTGCAGAAGCTAAGAGTATTT AGACTATCAAATCTTCGCATCGACGCAAACTTCAACGATCATCTTTGCATGAAAGTTGCAGAGGCTTGTGCTCGTGTTGGTGCCCTTGACTATG GTTTGAAGGTTTTATGGAAGCATAATGTTTATGGAATTACGCCTACCATTGGTTCTGCTCATTATCTACTG AAACATGCTAAAGAGAAAAATGACACTAAACTAATGGGAAGTATAATGCAAGTCCTTCAGAGAAATTCGATGCCATTGCAACCAGGCACTGCTGATATAGTCTTCAG CATCTGCTATAATGCTGATAGATGGGATTTACTCTCAAAATATGCGAGAAGATTCGTGAAGTCTGAAGTCAAGCTGCATGGTGCTTCATTTGACATTTGGATGGACTTCGCTGCCAAAGTTG GAGACTCCCAATCTATATGGAACATCAATAGCCTGAGAGGCAAGTCAGTCAAACGCTATAATCTTGCAACAGGTTTTGCATGTGTAAAG GGGTTTCTGCTTGAGCGCAAACCAGAAAGCGCCGCTGCCATGATTAAATTACTTCACAAG CATTCACCTGATGAGAAGAAACAATTGGTGACGGATGAGCTCCAGAAGCTTGTTGCTGAATGGCCAGCAGAGGTGATAAAAAGGCAGAAGAAAGATGATAGGAAG GCGCTGGAGGAAGCTTTGATTACAGATATCCCTCAAATGATCAGTTCCATGTCAAAGCTGCGCCTTGATATTTCTGTGAATTTGGAGAAGCTTACCTCTCAACCTGAAACAGCATGA
- the LOC4344225 gene encoding GDSL esterase/lipase At2g23540 — protein sequence MLLLLPAAWPRGSMAAAMAFLAVVCAAAMAAVSGAEEVYEFGSGASFIFGDSLVDAGNNNYIPSLSKANMTPNGIDFAASGGMPTGRFTNGRTIADIIGEMLGQTDYSPPFLAPNTTGGALLNGVNYASGGAGILNGTGRIFVNRIGMDLQVDYFNITRKQLDDLLGKAKAKEFLKKKAIFSITVGSNDFLNNYLMPVLSAGTRVAESPDGFINDLIIHLREQLTRLYTLDARKFVVANVGPLGCIPYQKTINRVGENECVKLPNQLASQYNGRLRELLIQLNGDLAGAKFCLANVYDLVMDVITNYDSYGFETASMACCGNGGTYDGMVPCGPASSMCGDRKSHVFWDPYHPSEAANLVMAKYIVDGDSKYISPMNLRKLFSL from the exons atgctgttgttgctgccggCTGCTTGGCCGCGGGgaagcatggcggcggcgatggcgttccTCGCGGTGGtctgcgcggcggcgatggcggcggtgagcggagcggaggaggtGTACGAGTTCGGCTCCGGCGCGTCGTTCATCTTCGGGGACTCGCTCGTCGACGCCGGCAACAACAACTACATCCCCTCGCTGTCCAAGGCCAACATGACGCCCAACGGCATCGACTTCGCCGCCTCCGGCGGCATGCCCACCGGCCGCTTCACCAACGGCCGGACCATCGCCGACATCATCG GAGAAATGTTGGGCCAGACGGACTACTCGCCGCCGTTCCTCGCCCCGAACACGACCGGCGGCGCGCTGCTCAACGGCGTCAACTACGCGTCAGGAGGCGCCGGGATTCTCAACGGCACAGGAAGAATCTTT GTGAACAGGATCGGAATGGATCTTCAGGTGGATTACTTCAACATCACGAGGAAGCAGCTGGACGATCTCCTGgggaaggcgaaggcgaaggagTTCTTGAAGAAGAAGGCCATCTTCTCCATCACCGTCGGGTCCAACGACTTCCTCAACAACTACCTCATGCCCGTCCTCTCCGCCGGGACCCGTGTCGCCGAGTCGCCCGACGGCTTCATCAACGACCTCATCATCCACCTCCGGGAGCAGCTCACG AGGCTGTACACGCTGGACGCGAGGAAGTTCGTGGTGGCGAACGTGGGGCCGCTGGGGTGCATCCCGTACCAGAAGACGATCAACCGCGTCGGCGAGAACGAGTGCGTGAAGCTGCCCAACCAGCTCGCCTCGCAGTACAACGGCCGCCTCCGGGAGCTCCTCATCCAGCTCaacggcgacctcgccggcgccaagTTCTGCCTCGCCAACGTCTACGACCTCGTCATGGACGTCATCACCAACTACGACTCCTACG GGTTCGAGACGGCGAGCATGGCGTGCTGCGGGAACGGCGGGACGTACGACGGGATGGTGCCGTGCGGGCCGGCGTCGAGCATGTGCGGCGACCGGAAGAGCCACGTGTTCTGGGACCCGTACCACCCCAGCGAGGCGGCGAACCTGGTGATGGCCAAGTACATCGTCGACGGCGACAGCAAGTACATCTCGCCGATGAACCTCCGCAAGCTGTTCTCCCTCTAG
- the LOC136357466 gene encoding cysteine-rich receptor-like protein kinase 6, producing the protein MVGHLLLLLVVIIICYAPTSSTAAGGEVPFYEDCPSTADGTYAPNSTYQSNLAALAAELIENSTEYGSAAGSFGAAPDAVYGVALCRGDSKGPLCAGYLREAFDAAMNRTTSSRPLCELRRNVTLFYDRFQLRFADADFVSGYGNEPEWPLNNTNVVDAPVAGRFREHVAALLNATARDAAAQPDRYGTGDSWFQEGGSMVYALVQCTRDMDPGRCGACLQRIISEMPRMLDASQIGGRVLGVRCLLRYEMASNSFFHIDNRTLHLQKQPTRACSPTCP; encoded by the coding sequence ATGGTTGGCCACCTCCTGCTGCTTTTGGTAGTGATCATCATCTGCTACGCACCGACATCGTcgacggcagccggcggcgaggtcccgTTCTACGAGGATTGCCCCAGCACGGCGGACGGGACGTACGCGCCGAACAGCACGTACCAGTCCaacctcgccgcgctcgccgcggagCTCATCGAGAACTCGACGGAGTACGGCTCGGCCGCCGGGTCGTtcggggcggcgccggacgCCGTCTACGGCGTCGCGCTCTGCCGCGGCGACTCCAAGGGCCCCCTCTGCGCCGGCTACCTCAGGGAAGCGTTCGACGCCGCCATGAACCGGACGACGAGCAGCAGGCCGCTCTGCGAGCTCCGCAGGAACGTCACGCTCTTCTACGACCGCTTCCAGCTCCGGTTCGCCGACGCGGACTTCGTCTCCGGCTACGGCAACGAGCCGGAGTGGCCGCTGAACAACACCAACGTGGTGGACGCCCCCGTCGCCGGCAGGTTCCGGGAGCACGTCGCGGCGCTGCTGAACGCGACGgcgcgcgacgcggcggcgcagccggacAGGTACGGCACCGGCGACTCGTGGTTCCAGGAGGGAGGGTCGATGGTGTACGCGCTGGTGCAGTGCACCCGCGACATGGATCCCGGCCGCTGCGGCGCCTGCCTGCAGCGCATCATCTCGGAGATGCCGCGGATGCTGGACGCGAGCCAGATTGGCGGGAGGGTTCTCGGGGTTCGCTGCCTCCTCCGCTACGAGATGGCGTCGAATTCCTTCTTCCACATAGACAACAGGACCCTGCATCTTCAGAAGCAGCCTACCCGTGCGTGTTCTCCTACTTGTCCATGA
- the LOC107277921 gene encoding cysteine-rich receptor-like protein kinase 19, whose amino-acid sequence MAVQNVITLWRLEEGNSGFKLYDFSDIKDATNNFSSESLLGKGGFGSVYKGQMPSGPEVAAKRLAACSGQGLLEFKNEIQLVARLQHRNLVRLLGCCIEGDQEKILVYEYMPNKSLDVFIFDNVKRELLDWPKRLHIIHGISQGLLYLHEHSTVCVVHRDLKASNVLLDAEMNAKISDFGIARIFGSNAAQSSTTRIVGTIGYIAPEYALDGVCSSKADVFSFGVLILEIISGKRTGGSYRYNDGKLYCLIAYAWLLWKDGRWHELIDECLGDRYHASIRTCMQVALLCVQEDAEDRKAMDEVVKMLGNEQAASQLPEPKQSAYFNVRPSGGGGDAPPSACNISISMITPR is encoded by the exons ATGGCAGTACAGAATGTAATAACTCTCTGGAGGTTAGAAGAGGGCAACTCAGGCTTTAAACTGTATGATTTCTCTGACATAAAAGATGCGACTAATAATTTCTCAAGTGAAAGTTTGCTTGGAAAAGGAGGTTTTGGATCTGTCTACAAA GGGCAAATGCCTAGTGGACCTGAAGTAGCAGCAAAAAGGCTTGCAGCATGCTCTGGACAGGGTCTACTGGAATTCAAGAACGAAATACAGCTTGTAGCAAGGCTTCAGCACAGGAATTTGGTCAGGCTACTGGGATGTTGCATCGAAGGGGATCAGGAGAAGATACTCGTGTACGAGTACATGCCAAACAAAAGCCTAGATGTGTTCATCTTCG ATAATGTCAAACGAGAGTTGCTAGACTGGCCTAAACGTCTCCACATAATCCATGGGATATCTCAAGGGCTGCTCTATCTTCACGAGCACTCGACAGTCTGTGTCGTCCACAGGGACCTGAAAGCGAGCAACGTTCTGTTGGATGCCGAGATGAACGCCAAGATTTCAGATTTCGGCATCGCTAGGATTTTCGGCTCAAATGCAGCTCAATCCAGTACTACCAGAATTGTTGGAACCAT TGGATACATAGCTCCGGAGTACGCATTAGATGGCGTTTGCTCGAGCAAAGCGGATGTTTTCAGCTTCGGCGTGCTCATACTTGAGATCATCAGTGGCAAAAGAACTGGAGGCTCATATCGATACAACGACGGAAAGCTATACTGTCTCATCGCATAT GCTTGGCTGCTGTGGAAAGATGGCAGATGGCACGAGCTGATCGATGAATGTTTGGGAGACAGGTATCATGCATCGATCAGGACGTGCATGCAGGTGGCGCTTCTGTGCGTTCAGGAGGACGCAGAGGATCGGAAAGCCATGGACGAGGTGGTGAAGATGCTGGGCAACGAGCAGGCGGCGAGCCAGCTGCCGGAGCCGAAGCAGTCGGCCTACTTCAACGTGCgccccagcggcggcggcggcgatgcgccgccgtcggcgtgcAACATCAGCATTAGCATGATCACGCCGAGATAA
- the LOC4344226 gene encoding zinc finger CCCH domain-containing protein 37-like isoform X2: protein MSEDFWIHVYKVQRCPRSSSHDWTSCPYAHKGERARRRDTRRFAYAAVSCPDYRPREAAPGAVPSCAHGLRCRYAHGVFELWLHPSRFRTRMCSAGTRCPRRICFFAHSAAELRDDPNSIASAILTPMPMPMPMSIPMRTPDADHHPRVSAMRDQLDLIEEAMRNRLRLYSNANANANVGSSSATAVATTTIPVSTLANGEGSTGKRCGCRRCVEEEDALLNGYPHYDLIMDLVDE, encoded by the coding sequence ATGTCGGAGGATTTCTGGATACACGTCTACAAGGTGCAGCGGTGCCCGCGGTCGTCCAGCCACGACTGGACGTCGTGCCCCTACGCGCACAAGGGcgagcgcgcgcggcggcgcgacacgCGGCGCTTCGCGTACGCCGCCGTGTCGTGCCCGGACTACCGCCCGCGCGAGGCGGCGCCGGGCGCCGTGCCCAGCTGCGCCCACGGCCTCCGTTGCCGCTACGCCCATGGTGTCTTCGAGCTATGGCTGCACCCGTCCCGCTTCCGCACGCGCATGTGCTCCGCCGGCACGCGGTGCCCTCGCCGGATCTGCTTCTTTGCCCACTCCGCCGCCGAGCTTAGGGACGATCCCAACTCCATTGCGTCAGCCATCCTCACACCGATGCCAATGCCGATGCCGATGTCGATACCGATGCGGACTCCTGATGCTGATCATCATCCCAGGGTTTCTGCTATGCGTGATCAGCTTGATCTAATCGAAGAGGCCATGAGAAATAGGCTTCGCTTGTATTCTAATGCTAATGCTAATGCTAATGTTGGTTCTTCTTCTGCTACCGCTGTTGCTACCACCACCATACCGGTGTCAACATTGGCAAATGGTGAGGGTTCAACTGGAAAAAGGTGTGGTTGCCGCCGTTgtgtggaggaggaagacgctTTGCTCAATGGCTACCCACATTATGATCTCATCATGGACTTGGTGGATGAATag
- the LOC4344226 gene encoding zinc finger CCCH domain-containing protein 10-like isoform X1 → MAMHHMHDVFAQTTSIIGHEEEEVTIDPTKWGAWAHRGHRLWASMSEDFWIHVYKVQRCPRSSSHDWTSCPYAHKGERARRRDTRRFAYAAVSCPDYRPREAAPGAVPSCAHGLRCRYAHGVFELWLHPSRFRTRMCSAGTRCPRRICFFAHSAAELRDDPNSIASAILTPMPMPMPMSIPMRTPDADHHPRVSAMRDQLDLIEEAMRNRLRLYSNANANANVGSSSATAVATTTIPVSTLANGEGSTGKRCGCRRCVEEEDALLNGYPHYDLIMDLVDE, encoded by the coding sequence ATGGCTATGCATCATATGCATGATGTTTTTGCACAGACGACGAGCATCATCGgccatgaagaagaagaagtaacCATTGACCCGACCAAGTGGGGCGCATGGGCTCATCGTGGCCACCGTCTCTGGGCATCCATGTCGGAGGATTTCTGGATACACGTCTACAAGGTGCAGCGGTGCCCGCGGTCGTCCAGCCACGACTGGACGTCGTGCCCCTACGCGCACAAGGGcgagcgcgcgcggcggcgcgacacgCGGCGCTTCGCGTACGCCGCCGTGTCGTGCCCGGACTACCGCCCGCGCGAGGCGGCGCCGGGCGCCGTGCCCAGCTGCGCCCACGGCCTCCGTTGCCGCTACGCCCATGGTGTCTTCGAGCTATGGCTGCACCCGTCCCGCTTCCGCACGCGCATGTGCTCCGCCGGCACGCGGTGCCCTCGCCGGATCTGCTTCTTTGCCCACTCCGCCGCCGAGCTTAGGGACGATCCCAACTCCATTGCGTCAGCCATCCTCACACCGATGCCAATGCCGATGCCGATGTCGATACCGATGCGGACTCCTGATGCTGATCATCATCCCAGGGTTTCTGCTATGCGTGATCAGCTTGATCTAATCGAAGAGGCCATGAGAAATAGGCTTCGCTTGTATTCTAATGCTAATGCTAATGCTAATGTTGGTTCTTCTTCTGCTACCGCTGTTGCTACCACCACCATACCGGTGTCAACATTGGCAAATGGTGAGGGTTCAACTGGAAAAAGGTGTGGTTGCCGCCGTTgtgtggaggaggaagacgctTTGCTCAATGGCTACCCACATTATGATCTCATCATGGACTTGGTGGATGAATag